From one Peptoniphilaceae bacterium AMB_02 genomic stretch:
- a CDS encoding Fur family transcriptional regulator: MKDKNFRMTKKRKIIYNLLQNTDRPLTAVEIFSILKDKNEDIWLSTIYRTLELFKNEGIIVQTEIPGSEISHYFFTDESHKHYGVCMNCQKVISITDCPLDSYKPSLSDSDFQIIDHRFTVYGYCSNCNKNK; this comes from the coding sequence ATGAAAGATAAGAATTTTAGAATGACAAAAAAAAGAAAGATTATATACAATCTATTACAAAATACCGATCGTCCTCTTACAGCGGTGGAAATCTTTTCAATTCTAAAAGATAAAAATGAGGATATATGGCTGTCAACTATTTACAGAACCCTAGAACTATTTAAGAACGAAGGCATTATAGTTCAAACTGAGATTCCCGGCAGCGAGATTTCTCATTATTTTTTTACAGACGAAAGCCATAAACATTATGGCGTCTGTATGAATTGCCAAAAAGTGATAAGCATAACCGATTGTCCTCTGGATAGTTATAAGCCCAGTCTGTCCGACTCTGATTTTCAAATAATCGATCATAGATTTACTGTATATGGCTATTGTTCTAATTGCAATAAAAATAAATAG